CCGCGGGAGGAGAGAGCGGTGGCAGAGCATACAAAGCAGGCCCGGAtgcggagagagggagggagaaacgGAGGAGGGGAAAAGAAAACGACAGGGAGAAAAGGAACGGCAGAGCAGGGAGGGAAATTAAAGTCACGGCCGTAACGATTTTCTGTTCCGCACTGCTGTGTTCCGTCTCGTGCCAGGAAGAGACGTGTGATTGGATTTACATAAGGGAGCCGCTCGGTGTGGTGTGATTAGGCATTCACCCTGCCAAATGTAAAGGAGATTGTAGGCAGGGCGGGGTTTGTAATGTTCTGAAGTCCTGATGGCTGGCATTGTAaaattgttgtgttttttttgggGTATTGCTGCTTTTGATATAACGCTGTATTCAGCTGTGTATAATCAGAGTGCATCCCTTCAGTACCctgcacagtgtcctgtgttcTCATGTTCGCTTTTACAAGGCTAACAATCCACTACATAACAATCTGTTAGCACTACAGGACATTGTGTATAGTTCTTTTATCATTGCAGCTTCATCTGTGTATCCCCGATACTGACTTCGATATCACCTGCAGTTTTGGTATATTACTACATGCAGACGTGCGTCACAAACCTTCCTCCCCCCACAGGTCCGATGGATGATGTACTGGATCGTGTTTTCGCTCTACACGGTAGCGGAGACCATCGCCGACCTGGCCATAGCCTGGTAAGACTGATGGCGTGCTAATGCAGCCCACGACCCCTGCTTTGCACCGAGGCTCCAGCTGGCCCAACACGCCTGATTAGTGGCAGACTACACCGCCCTTTCATTTAGGAGCGGGCTGGTTTGCCCTCACTCaaggaatggggggggggggacaaagcTACAATCAAGCTTTAATGAAATTAAGTTGCCTTTTAATCTCTAAAATCAATTTGTTGTAATACAGGCCTAATGAGTGTAATTATGTCATCTGATTActaggattgtgtgtgtgtgtgtgtgtgtgtgtgtgtgtgtgtgttctgtgcatAGGTTCCCCCTCTATTATGAAATAAAGATCGCCTTTGTGATCTGGCTCCTGTCCCCCTACACTAGAGGAGCTAGTCTTATCTACAGAAAGATCCTGCACCCTCTCCTGACTTCAAAAGAAAGGGTAATTCACTCTTCTTCCTTTTTTAAAGACGTTGTAATCTTTCAAACTGCTCCATGGGCTCAGGCCAATGAGACCTCAGCATTGTTACTCATTATACTCATTAGATCTTAGTCACAAATACATCAACGTCTTGAACATGGCCCTCTTTTGAAAAGTATACAGTTCAATTTaagcttcagtgtgtgtgtgcgtttggttGGGGCAAGAGGTTTACCAGTGAGCCGTTTACACTCATGAATGTTTTTTAGCATGTAAGCATCCTTCTTTATGCGTGTCATAGTAGCATCAGTTactagatgtagatgtagatggtgGTGTTAACAGATGGGTTCAGTTTCCAAGCCAGACGTCCTCTAGACTTCAAGCATTAGGTTACAAAACCACCACTGCATGGAGCTCAGAATCTTGTGCAGTGTAATTGGCAGAATCTAAATGAGATGGCAACCTCCATCTTTTAAAATCCTCCAAGGTCGCTTAACTCAGTTTGCTGTGTTTTGTCTTTAAtcaaggtgtgtgggggtgtgtgtgggtgtgtgtgtgtgtgtgtgggggggtgtgtgtgtgtgtgtgtgtgggggtgtgtgtgtgtgcgtgcgtgcgtgagctCCCAGTCTCACTATCTTGTGTTGTGCTTTAAGGACATTGATGACTACATCGTTCAGGCAAAGGAGCGCAGCTATGAGACCATGATGCACTTGGGCAGGCAGGGTCTGTCCATCGCAGCCACCGCAGCCGTCTCGGCAGCCGTCAAGGCAAGTGGCCCCCAcgggaccgtgtgtgtgtgtgtgtctgcacgcatgttgtgcttgtgtgtgctgtggAGAGAGACGCCCCTTGTTGAGACAGAAGTCAACACGTGCTCTGGCACAAAGCCCTAGTGCGGTATCGATACAGCCTCCATTCACGGGGACGGGTCGTGCGGCCGGTCCCGTCGGCCACGGCCTCCTCCACCAGCGTGGCTGCTGTTCAGGCGTTTCCCTGATGCTGCGAGTGCTCGTTGCTTCAGAGGACATTTTCTCTACTGTGGTTTTCTGTCCGTCCATCCCTGCCTGTGTTGGGTTGCCATGTTGTGTAGTTCTCCTCCACTGCTAActctatctcttcctctctctctttcaccgtGTACTGACCCCCTGTCCCACAGGAGTGCTACCCCACAGCTCTCTGCCATGGAGGTAATGTTTCCAGTCTGCAGCATGGGGAGAGATGTGTCACCCACACGCTCCATCCCCCTCCAGCCCTagtctcctcttctcctctttccttGTTTAATTTTTCAAACTGCCTCACACATATGGCGTTAACCACTAATGATCTCCCCATATATCCCATCCTGCATCTGTTCTGTAAGGCCCATCATTCACTTAGTCTCACATCCATCTAAACCAGCCGCCGCAGGTCTGCAGCCTTCTAGTGCTTTAGGCCCGTTGGACCAGTCACTGCTGATGCATTAGCTCATATACATGTCTGCTCCGTCGGGTTTGTGAACATGACATCACACTCAGCTGAAGGGCGTGTGCgtgagggtgtgtctgtgtgcgtatgtgagcacgtgagtgtgtgtgtgtgtacgcgtatGGCATGTTGGCGGTGTGCTGTATGATCACGCTGTGTTCTCCATCCGCAGGGCCAGGGCGCCATCACCGAGAAGCTAAGGAGCTTCAGCATGGCCGACCTGTCCCAGATCCCGCAGGACGAGAGCGACGGTGCGGTCTACCCAGCCTACTCCAGCTCCAACCCCGCCCGCAGAGCCGCCTCCACCCAGCCCGACGGAGCTGGTACGCACCACCCTGAGTCCACCGTAAACACCGGCTTAGCCGTTAACACCTGCGCTCGTCTCCACATGCACCTCTGCGCTAGCTCTCCACCTCACAGACACCACCGTTCTTCCCCCTGCACTGGTGGTCTACTGGTGGTCTGCTGGTGGTCTACTGGTGGTCTGCTGGTGGTCTACTGGTCATCTGCTGGTGGTCTACTGGTCATCTACTGGTGGTCTGCTGGTGGTCTGCTGGTGGTCTGCTGGTGGTCTACTGGTGGTCTACTGGTCGTCTACTGGTGGTCTACTGGTAATCTACTGGTGGTCTACTGGTCATCTACTGGTGGTCTACTGGTCGTCTACTGGTGGTCTACTGGTCGTCTACTGGTGGTCTACTGGTAATCTACTGGTGGTCTACTGGTCATCTACTGGTGGTCTACTGGTAATCTACTGGTGGTCTGCTGGTGGTCTACTGGTGGTCTACTGGTCATCTACTGGTGGTCTACTGGTCGTCTACTGGTGGTCTACTGGTCATCTACTGGTGGTCTACTGGTAATCTACTGGTGGTCTGCTGGTGGTCTACTGGTGGTCTGCTGGTCATCTACTGGTGGTCTACTGGTCATCTACTGGTGGTCTACTGGTCATCTACTGGTGGTCTACTGGTCATCTACTGGTGGTCTGCCCCCACTCCCTCACAGATTCATCAGCAGCATAGATGCTAGAAGCCCGTGTGGTGTGCGAGTCCTTCTGTAAGCGCGGTCTGGCCCAGCGTGACGGAGGGAGCCCCACGTGGCgtatccaccccccccccccccccccccctccccaggcGGCTCTGGTGGCGTGAGCTCCTTTGTCTGGAGTGCGCCGACTGTAATGAGCAAAGGCAGCACGTCGAGAGCGTGAAAGGTCTCCCAGAGCGGCGCGTGTCGCCACGGCGCTGGGGAAGGGGCGGGGACGGCCAGTCTTCTGAGCAGAATACTTAATGCGCACTCTAGCTATGCTAACACGCTCTCTCCGGCTATGCTAATGTCGCGTTTGAAATTCCACCAGCGTCCGGGTCGTCCTCATCTTGTCGGCGACTAGAGCCCGCAATAAAGCGTGCTGCCCCGAAATGCCAACGTCtttcaggaggaggagggacaCCGCCAAGGGCGCCGTCCCACGAGGAAAAGGGCTAATGGTGGAgctgtgtggggagggtggtgttgttgttgttgttgttgttgttgttttaaataccccccaccatacacacacacttgcctaTCCCCAAGTCCTGTTCAGCAGGGGGAGGGTCATAAGTGTGCCATTTAGCTGGAGGTTTGATGTCTGCTGAGGATCAGGGGTCAGCTGAGGGGAAGCCGGTGGAGCCACTTCTTACGTCTCCCTCTTTGTTCTAGCactgcagcccccccccccccgcccctgcAGTCGCTCACATTCCTTGGGCTCTTGTGGCCGCTCAGAGTGGAGCAGAACCCACTCTGGGCTCAGACCCCCGTGGTGCGGccctgcacccccccccagTGAGGTGTGAGAGGGCTAAAACATGGAGGACATGTCGGAGACCCTTAATGCTGCATCTGAAGGGATGTACGAGCTGGTGCTCCCCAAAGCCCCGTCTGTGAAAAGCAAGAACTGCTGCAAAAGAATGAACTGCACCTTATCTAGATCCAGAGGAAGCTGTTTCGTTCCACTAATGGAAAACATCGTCGGGGGTGTGGAGGCAAACAAAGGAGGCTGGCTGGGGGAATCTTGGCTTGTTTCTGCATCTCTTGTGCCCCCTTGTGGTCAAAATAAGCAATGCACTAGCCTTCGCACCTGCGGGTGCTGGCTGTGTACTGCAGGCCTTGGCTTTGCTGTGTGCTGGGAGAAGGTGGTGGGCGGGGTTTGGCAGTGCCCACGTGGCGCCCCGGCACAGACTGTCCgcgaggagagcgagggctgtGCCAGGAGCAGCCCGAGAGCGGGTCAGAGGACTgcagctgccacacacacacacacacacacacacacacaccctgtcaaacaccacccacccacacacatgtgcatactTATGcgctcgctctctgtctctctctcgctctctgtctctctctcgctctctctctcacacacacacacacacacacacacacacacacacacacacacagattcccccctctctttctgtctgacgCACTCACTCTAAGGTGAACCTTAACTAGGTCCAAACTCTACTGCTGACGTGTGCTGGCATTATCACAATCAATTGTCTGGTATACAGTCAGTACACACAGTGCTAGAGTTATAAAGTGCCTGGTAAAAAATAACATATGCCATAACTTTCATTTattgaataatgtttttttaaatgcCTGTTCCAACATTCTACTCAACTTTGAAATTACTCAATATTGTGATAAAATACTGGGAAAATGTCTTCTTGTAGGTCATGTATTATAAAATGTGACCTAATCCTACTGTTATGGTTGCAgacttatctgtgtgtgtgtgtgtgtgtgtgtgtgtgtgtgtgtgtgtgtgtgtgtgtgtgtgtgtgtgtgtgtgtgtgtgtgtgtgtgtgtgtgtgtgtgtgtgtgtgtgtgtgtgtgtgtgtgtgtgcacagattATTACCAGTATGAACAAGAGGACCGGACCGACGAGGATGGCGATGCGATCTTCTCAGAGGACGAAGCCGTGACACAGCGTGGCGTCAGACGATCTCAGAGCGTCAAACTCACACGCTCCAAACTCCGCAAAGACGTACGAGTACTGAGTATCCTCCATGACCTGAGGGTGTCATGGCGTGGGGTAGGCTGTTTAGCACAGGGACGGCCTGCTGTTGGTGTCTCCCCTGCTGAATCCTAGTGTGGTTACTGTTCAGCAGGAGTGCTTGAGCTAAACTGCTGTCGTGCATTTACACCTGTTTGAGTGGCTTCCTTGCCTTCAAACTCTGTTGTGGAAGATATTGAGATCATAACTGCAAGTAAAGCACAAGCTCACTGGTTTTGGTGATGACTACCACACTGTTAAGTAAATCTTTGTGCTGTGTTCACTGCAGGCTCGCTACGGATCTCTGAAGATCAAAGGGAGGCGGAGGCCAGCACTGAACACAGCAACGTACACCAATGCCAGCACTGACCAGTGACCTGCACCAGTGCCAGCACTGACCAGTGACTACTGCTTCCAGAGAGCCCAATCCACCCAGACCTTCGGAGTGGCCACACCCGCTCCTCAGAAAGCCTGTGGGTtgcattgtttttgtttatggaAAGGAAAAACAcctattttaaaaaatgtaatgccaccgcatttatttatttctgacatccaTCTTTTAAGCAAAAGCAAACATGCACATTTGCAGGAACAATATTATGCGCAAAAATGGAGTGTGAAGTTTCAGGGGCTTTCTTTATTcttaggtgtgagtgtggggggcTTTGAAGCCTGGTGTCTCTCTTTCTGAATCTGACATTCAGATTTgagatgttttatttttataagtATTTTTATAGTGAGTACAGTATGGTCTAAAGTGTTGAAAGCTAGTGGCGTGTTGCTTTGGATGTGGGTTTTatactgtgtgcgtgtgcgcgtgtgtgtgggtggtgctgtCTTGTCGATTATGTATTTTGCAATATATTTTTCTGATTGCTAAATCACTGATCTATTGACACACTTGAATACAATCAGACCAAAAGTTTCCCTTATGATTTACATGTAAACCCCCAAGCAGAGGGAAAGGAAACTGGGTATTTCCGTTAAATGTTAGTGGGCTTTAAACTTGCATCTTCCAAGGGTTGTATCATGTATCAAAATATATCATCTTGACGCAGAAGATAACCTTGACTGTAGGGGAGAAAGGACCACACATACATATTAATGTTCATTTTCACTGTCTGCTGGAGGCTGTATGGAAGATCCTGCCtggattttttatttcataatGTGTTGGTATGATTGAATAAACTTTTAGGTTTGTAAATCAAGCTGCTCGGCTTTGTTGTGTGTAGTGTCTCTCTTAAGCAGTTCCCCTATTAACAAAGCTCTAAAGGTCAGGCTGCTTCGTCAAACATTGCTCAGGCCTGTCTCACATGATGCCCTTCTGATGATCTCAGCTGCTCTTCCCAGAATAAGGGATGGAGAAAGAGATTCAGTTACAGCTACACGTTCTGCCCCACACAGCTGACTGAGCCCAGGCGTATAAGGAAAGCCACGCCTTAATAAGGAGTTATGACATCTGTATGAAGGGCCTTGACTGCAAAACAATCCATTGCCCTCAAAGTTTAAAGGCCAAGTGTGTCTGTCCGCCTCCCCCCAACATATCTGGAGTTTTTACACTAATGAACCGTTGGGCAGCTCCGTGTAGAGGTTGCTGGTGTGATCAGTATTAATGAACAGGGTCTTCCATGTAACCCAGCTGGGTCGGTTTACACGCAGCCGCCAGCAGATCGCAATCTTGATCCGTGGCCGAGCTCCAATAAAGTATAATTAGCCCTGCTCTCTCGCGGGGAAGGACGCCGTTGTTTCTGTCACTAATCGTTATAAGCGCTGCTCCATCTCTCTcgcttggggtgtgtgtgtgtgtaaaatacacattacatacatacacacacctacgaCACAGCCCTATGGCTGCGGTCTGTTTTTACCTGGGCGCACACTATAATCAGGTGCTGGCTACCATGCGATCTGGAGGTCCGTGAGGTCGCACTTTTAGATTCTGCAAAAGATACCCTGCAATTGCCCTGAATTTACCACATTGGTTTGATTCAGTTTTCAAGAAACAAactgaaaaagaaaaatgttcTGTTTTGAAGTTCTTGAAAATCCACGTCCCAGCCTCATGTCTTGTCTATTTCTTGTCTTTACCACTAGAGGGAAGGCTTGGTCTGTGCTATTTTAATGAATAATCAAATATGAGAGATCTACTTTAGCTCATATAACAAGGCTATTCTATAGATTTAGTGAAATACGAacgttattttaacattttataagATCGTCTTGCCAGTGGTAAATAATATATTCTGCATAAAGAGACCTGACATAAATCATTGATCTCACTATTAACAGTTTATGCTTTTTAGGGATGACAAGGTGTGAGAGAATAATAGCTCAAAATATCCACTAGGAGGCGATATAATAACACGTATGTTATTCTTTTGCTCCTAAAACGGTGAAGTCCGTAGTTCACAACTCTTCAAAATGTATTAACATATAGACAGTGTCTAAGAACAATCATGTCCTCTCATGAGACCATCCCTCCTTAAAGTCTGCTGCCTGATCCAAGTTCAGCATTTGGGAAATTTGtaacttttttttacatacatgcacacatattctctctctctctctctcccccctctctctctccttaactCATATGTGTCTATCTAGTAAAAAGTCACAACTTCGCATAACTTTGACACATGAGCCTAATGCTTGCTTTAACCTAATAAGGCTATATAGGCTTATTAACCTCCAGATAACTTTTAGGACCAGCTCATTACAGGTTTGTAAAATACATCTCAGTGCAGGTATTCTTAATCCATTAGACACAGCAGCGAGGAATACATTGTGGAAACAGCTCCATGTTTGTCTCTGAGTTTACATGAGAAGAAGATAAATCGATTGACTCCAGGTGTGCTCATATTTGGGCTTTGCGGAGACTACAAATGCCCTGCATTTGTGACATATGTATAAACAGACACGTATTTGTATCTAGAAACCAGGAACTCTAATTTAATGCTTCCTGTGACCTGGTGTTATGTCATCAACTGTCATGTCAAATTCCTTTTTGGTCTATCTTACCTAGCCCAAAAAGAATCAAGATTATTTTTCATAAGGAGAGGGCGATGATTGGACATGAGAGATATATGTGccaggcgtgtgtgtgcacacacacaaacacacatccaaGGAACCAGAGTTCATAAATGGGTTCAGGAAAAGGTCAGTCACACACTTAACACGCAGAGCAGCGTCTACTGCTGCTCACTAAATGTTTCCTTAATTGTCTGAATTATATGGTAGTTCTTTCCTTTCTCTGCTTCCCACCCCCTTTGGTAGTCCCCCTGACCTCTCCAAGACCActcagg
The genomic region above belongs to Brachyhypopomus gauderio isolate BG-103 chromosome 3, BGAUD_0.2, whole genome shotgun sequence and contains:
- the reep3b gene encoding receptor expression-enhancing protein 3 isoform X2; the protein is MMYWIVFSLYTVAETIADLAIAWFPLYYEIKIAFVIWLLSPYTRGASLIYRKILHPLLTSKERDIDDYIVQAKERSYETMMHLGRQGLSIAATAAVSAAVKGQGAITEKLRSFSMADLSQIPQDESDGAVYPAYSSSNPARRAASTQPDGADYYQYEQEDRTDEDGDAIFSEDEAVTQRGVRRSQSVKLTRSKLRKDARYGSLKIKGRRRPALNTATYTNASTDQ
- the reep3b gene encoding receptor expression-enhancing protein 3 isoform X1, producing MVSWIISRTVVLVFGNLYPAYCSYKAVKTKNVKEYVRWMMYWIVFSLYTVAETIADLAIAWFPLYYEIKIAFVIWLLSPYTRGASLIYRKILHPLLTSKERDIDDYIVQAKERSYETMMHLGRQGLSIAATAAVSAAVKGQGAITEKLRSFSMADLSQIPQDESDGAVYPAYSSSNPARRAASTQPDGADYYQYEQEDRTDEDGDAIFSEDEAVTQRGVRRSQSVKLTRSKLRKDARYGSLKIKGRRRPALNTATYTNASTDQ